In Spirobacillus cienkowskii, a genomic segment contains:
- a CDS encoding ATP-binding protein: protein MQNNNSLDAYRRLIEVSSSINLYESAEKNNFFAAEIWECDDCTLTQYPIWQTNASSISEIKKTVFLKNFLKNFSSVFIFNDWLIVGVSFPIYSYKIINDQVFQKKTYTLIFYKKALDFKIFNNHTTFFQVFTIIIILIFIFTTFIVLPPISFLKLKIEKNTAKNIESKTLENIKNMIEHELINQENVLKYPLDLKSSINAAIHHNNVAQIILRKVRIENINPIEVLEEVWKNIGNTKIVLTGFININYKLKFDRSTLYIAFNTILKNAVHESIHATQIHVKISQNLYQKLKNIVIIEISNNGHIIPKIIRNKIFSGFSNKRDGHGIGLKNLKQILKKTGSNLKLNKKDKTCFSFAVKTADEVFKISQEFTFINSEKDCIIETPISLDNNKPLVVIIEDNELIWNGWKTKMHDANILFFRNPDEFFFYLDEEKIHERTILSSIKAIISDFDFGNGINFINSNLIGGIENEEENFNGYFILCTGFNEKIKKEIPNWMLEKIDLFFQKRPLEYQEIKTMIKQSKSTKNYQLNF from the coding sequence ATGCAGAATAATAATTCTCTAGATGCCTATAGAAGATTAATCGAAGTGTCTTCTTCAATTAATCTTTATGAAAGTGCTGAAAAAAATAATTTTTTTGCTGCAGAAATTTGGGAATGTGACGATTGCACACTTACACAATATCCAATTTGGCAAACCAATGCATCATCAATTTCAGAAATAAAAAAAACCGTATTTTTAAAAAATTTTTTAAAAAATTTTAGCTCAGTTTTTATTTTTAACGACTGGTTGATTGTTGGCGTTTCTTTTCCTATATATTCTTATAAAATCATAAATGATCAAGTTTTTCAAAAAAAAACCTATACACTAATTTTCTATAAAAAGGCTCTTGACTTTAAAATATTTAATAATCATACAACTTTTTTTCAAGTTTTTACAATAATTATTATCTTAATATTTATATTTACGACATTTATTGTATTACCTCCAATTTCATTTTTAAAGTTAAAAATTGAAAAAAATACTGCAAAAAATATTGAATCAAAAACTCTAGAAAATATCAAAAATATGATAGAACATGAGCTAATAAATCAAGAAAACGTTTTAAAATACCCATTAGACCTAAAATCTTCGATTAATGCAGCAATTCATCATAATAACGTTGCACAAATAATTTTAAGAAAGGTAAGAATTGAAAACATCAACCCAATTGAAGTACTTGAAGAAGTTTGGAAAAACATTGGCAACACCAAGATTGTGTTAACAGGCTTTATAAATATAAATTATAAATTAAAATTTGATAGAAGTACCCTTTACATAGCTTTTAATACTATACTTAAAAATGCAGTACATGAATCTATCCATGCCACACAAATTCATGTGAAAATATCACAAAATTTATACCAAAAATTAAAAAATATTGTGATTATAGAAATTTCAAATAATGGTCATATCATCCCAAAAATAATTAGAAATAAGATTTTTTCTGGATTTTCAAACAAACGAGATGGACATGGAATTGGTTTAAAAAATTTAAAACAAATTTTAAAAAAAACAGGAAGTAACCTAAAATTAAATAAAAAAGATAAAACATGTTTTTCATTTGCAGTTAAAACAGCAGATGAAGTTTTTAAAATTTCACAAGAATTCACTTTTATAAATTCTGAAAAAGACTGTATTATTGAAACTCCTATTTCTTTAGATAACAATAAACCACTAGTAGTTATAATTGAGGATAATGAACTTATTTGGAATGGCTGGAAAACAAAAATGCACGATGCAAATATTTTATTTTTTAGAAATCCAGATGAATTTTTTTTCTACTTGGACGAAGAAAAAATTCATGAAAGAACTATCCTTTCTAGTATTAAAGCAATAATTAGTGACTTTGATTTTGGTAACGGTATTAATTTTATTAATTCTAATTTAATTGGAGGAATAGAAAATGAGGAAGAAAATTTTAATGGTTATTTTATTTTATGCACAGGATTTAATGAAAAAATTAAAAAAGAAATACCAAACTGGATGCTTGAAAAAATAGACCTTTTCTTTCAAAAAAGACCACTAGAGTATCAAGAGATAAAAACTATGATTAAACAAAGTAAATCTACTAAAAATTATCAATTAAATTTTTAG
- a CDS encoding leucine-rich repeat domain-containing protein encodes MSFLCNNFKLKDFFGAFVCLFAILSCSNQEDLQINIDSMSFKPIFPNGDSTYFSPVVYIIGENGTYINSVKTPVVFDESTSGLQKFTVIPFKLSPEISDFDKLVIVPDKNEKNSFCKNLEFTISNNNIIFPNSFGQLKTATSCTFHVSLNTDQGSISNNSFTLIFNYSFSRWKSDTDSSSEAKKTAQLITENNQNISRLYLIDSQIKDISPITDFTYLSALVLDSNLIETIPDSIENLSNLNELLLNDNKISQLPESIGTLKNLIMIGLDKNSLTDLPSSFQELVNLKSLSIANNYLNKVPSQIKSLRNLHTLNLNNNKIEEIPEFLTSLTELQIIDFSNNNIKVIPKNIYDWLLSKKAVLENNPGFKNNFGN; translated from the coding sequence ATGAGTTTTTTATGTAACAATTTTAAATTAAAAGATTTTTTTGGGGCTTTTGTTTGTTTATTTGCTATCCTGTCTTGTAGTAATCAAGAAGATTTACAAATTAATATAGACTCCATGTCTTTTAAGCCAATTTTTCCCAATGGGGATTCAACTTATTTTTCTCCTGTTGTGTATATAATTGGAGAAAATGGTACATATATTAATTCAGTGAAGACCCCTGTTGTGTTTGATGAAAGCACTTCTGGGCTTCAAAAATTTACAGTCATTCCTTTTAAATTAAGTCCAGAAATTTCTGATTTTGATAAATTAGTAATTGTTCCTGATAAGAATGAAAAAAATAGTTTTTGTAAAAATTTAGAGTTTACTATCTCAAATAATAATATTATTTTTCCAAATTCTTTTGGTCAACTAAAAACAGCGACATCATGTACTTTTCATGTTTCTTTAAATACTGATCAAGGTAGTATTTCAAATAATAGTTTTACTTTAATATTTAATTATTCATTTTCTAGATGGAAAAGTGACACTGATTCTAGTAGTGAGGCCAAAAAAACTGCGCAATTAATAACCGAAAATAATCAAAATATTAGTCGACTTTATTTGATTGATTCACAAATTAAAGATATTTCGCCAATTACTGACTTTACTTATCTTAGTGCATTGGTATTGGATAGTAATTTAATTGAAACTATTCCTGATTCAATTGAAAATTTAAGTAATCTTAATGAATTGTTACTGAATGATAACAAAATAAGTCAACTTCCTGAGTCGATTGGTACACTTAAAAATTTAATCATGATTGGTTTAGACAAAAATAGTTTAACAGATTTGCCTTCTAGTTTTCAAGAATTAGTAAATTTAAAAAGTCTTTCAATTGCTAATAATTATTTAAATAAAGTTCCAAGTCAAATAAAATCTTTAAGAAATCTTCACACTTTAAATTTAAACAATAACAAAATTGAAGAAATACCTGAATTTTTAACCTCATTAACAGAACTACAAATAATTGATTTTTCTAATAATAATATTAAAGTAATACCTAAAAATATTTATGATTGGTTGCTTTCAAAAAAAGCAGTGCTTGAAAATAATCCAGGATTTAAAAACAATTTTGGAAATTAA
- a CDS encoding S41 family peptidase, translated as MLNVKIFIVFFLFCKPVFLYAKNYSSNVTPPDLSNAKSAKQKNDAESKKYQALESFSKVLNLLEANYVDPNIVNSDTLIEKALKGMTADLDPHTMYLTQKQFLDFSTDTSGKFGGIGVVINPAGGKLEIVEVMENSPAQRIGIKSGDILYSVENIIVNSKTIEEVLGKMRGPVGSEIELVYFTPDKNNKTAQMKKVSVVREIIKSSSASIIPISKGYAYTKLTIFQEDAAEQLGKFIKNFEIKNNGNIKGLILDLRNNPGGLLDQAVKVTNLFIDSGIIVSTIGRDINKPEDVEYAIKRNTLSNFPMIVLVNEGTASASEIVAGALQDRERAIIMGTQTFGKGSVQNIIPLPNGGALKMTIARYYTPKGRSIQAKGITPDIPLISQNVLGKVSQLQDGPNSKHPRREVDLDRHIEAKDQETVALQNQHNELEAETSTWPASIKDDYQVKSAYMYLKSLGKYSINQQK; from the coding sequence ATGCTAAATGTTAAAATATTTATTGTATTTTTTTTATTTTGTAAACCGGTTTTTTTGTATGCAAAGAATTATTCAAGTAACGTAACGCCTCCAGATTTATCAAATGCAAAATCTGCCAAACAAAAAAATGATGCAGAAAGTAAAAAATATCAAGCATTAGAATCTTTTTCTAAAGTTTTAAACTTATTAGAAGCAAATTATGTAGATCCAAATATTGTTAATTCTGATACGTTAATTGAAAAAGCATTAAAAGGCATGACCGCTGATTTAGATCCGCATACAATGTATTTAACGCAAAAACAATTTTTAGACTTTTCTACAGATACAAGTGGAAAATTTGGAGGTATTGGAGTTGTTATTAATCCCGCAGGAGGAAAGCTAGAAATTGTTGAGGTTATGGAAAATTCTCCTGCACAAAGAATTGGAATTAAATCTGGAGATATTCTTTATTCTGTTGAAAATATAATTGTAAACTCAAAAACTATTGAAGAAGTTTTAGGAAAAATGCGAGGACCTGTGGGGTCAGAAATTGAACTGGTATATTTTACTCCTGATAAAAATAATAAAACTGCGCAAATGAAAAAAGTATCTGTTGTTAGAGAAATTATTAAAAGTAGTAGTGCATCAATCATTCCAATTTCAAAAGGCTATGCTTATACAAAGTTAACAATTTTTCAAGAAGATGCGGCAGAACAGTTAGGTAAATTTATTAAAAATTTTGAGATTAAAAACAATGGAAATATTAAAGGATTAATTCTTGATTTAAGAAATAATCCTGGTGGTTTACTAGATCAAGCCGTAAAGGTAACAAATTTATTTATTGATTCTGGAATTATTGTTTCTACAATTGGTAGAGATATAAACAAACCAGAAGATGTTGAATATGCAATAAAAAGAAATACATTATCTAATTTTCCAATGATTGTTTTGGTAAACGAAGGAACCGCAAGTGCCAGCGAAATTGTTGCAGGAGCTCTCCAAGATAGGGAAAGAGCAATTATCATGGGAACACAGACTTTTGGTAAGGGCAGTGTTCAGAACATTATTCCTTTACCAAATGGAGGTGCGCTAAAGATGACCATTGCCAGGTACTATACCCCTAAAGGAAGGAGTATCCAGGCAAAGGGGATAACGCCTGATATCCCATTGATTTCTCAAAATGTCCTAGGAAAAGTGTCGCAACTTCAGGATGGTCCTAATAGTAAACATCCACGAAGAGAGGTTGATCTCGATAGGCATATTGAAGCAAAAGATCAAGAAACGGTTGCTTTACAGAACCAGCATAATGAGCTGGAGGCCGAAACAAGTACTTGGCCAGCTTCAATTAAAGACGATTATCAAGTAAAAAGCGCTTACATGTACCTTAAAAGCCTTGGAAAATACTCAATAAATCAGCAAAAATAA
- a CDS encoding FAD-dependent oxidoreductase, translating to MSSITVVGSGIIGLSVAEFLSKNNSFKNIQIISEDHQYSGSKAAAANLATKGQLYGRDKHFQYKINSKKIYSNWIESLIKEINLKIQLEDVYKCGYGIDYFTTVENRDKHFNRVMQNTEELIKRNITELSIIKLGENKIQYKDESWVNAKLLLNILNKVLILRGVNFIKDKFDYSTINKILTHGTKNTIIFCTGAWTKSLLTNLGFQLPKKMQQKERLTFGTTFFGQNIFENFNNDFVLQEIVSENLKNKVTFSGNSNCHYLSSSSIKINDINFVDEEFLKNKNEEILNLSKVSISNSPVLKNDSIINKMQGYRVGYGHEELVVEKIYSNDQNLNIFVCAGAHKSGYLFAPVVGSILQNLQLDLVKF from the coding sequence ATGTCAAGTATTACAGTTGTTGGTTCTGGGATAATAGGATTATCAGTGGCAGAATTTTTATCTAAAAATAATTCTTTTAAAAATATTCAAATCATATCTGAAGATCATCAATATTCGGGCTCAAAAGCTGCTGCTGCAAACCTTGCAACTAAAGGTCAGCTATACGGTAGAGATAAGCATTTTCAATATAAAATTAATAGCAAAAAAATTTATTCAAATTGGATAGAATCTTTAATTAAAGAAATAAATCTAAAAATACAGTTAGAAGATGTATATAAATGTGGATATGGGATAGATTATTTTACAACGGTTGAAAACCGCGACAAACATTTTAATAGAGTAATGCAAAATACAGAAGAACTTATTAAAAGAAATATTACTGAATTATCAATAATCAAGTTAGGTGAAAATAAAATCCAATATAAAGACGAATCTTGGGTAAATGCCAAATTATTATTAAATATTTTAAATAAAGTGTTAATTTTACGAGGAGTTAATTTTATTAAAGATAAGTTTGATTATTCAACTATTAATAAAATACTTACTCATGGTACAAAAAATACTATAATTTTTTGTACTGGAGCTTGGACAAAATCTCTTTTAACAAACTTAGGATTTCAATTACCAAAAAAAATGCAGCAGAAAGAAAGATTAACTTTTGGCACTACCTTTTTTGGACAAAATATTTTTGAAAATTTTAATAACGATTTTGTTCTTCAAGAGATTGTTTCAGAAAATTTAAAGAATAAAGTTACTTTTAGTGGAAATTCTAATTGTCATTATTTATCTTCTTCAAGTATAAAAATTAATGATATTAATTTTGTTGATGAAGAATTTTTAAAAAATAAAAATGAAGAAATTTTAAATTTATCAAAAGTATCAATCTCAAATTCTCCTGTGTTAAAGAATGATTCAATAATAAATAAAATGCAAGGTTATAGAGTAGGGTATGGTCATGAAGAATTGGTGGTGGAAAAAATTTATTCAAATGATCAAAATTTAAATATTTTTGTTTGTGCAGGGGCGCACAAAAGTGGTTACCTTTTTGCTCCAGTAGTGGGTTCAATACTGCAAAATTTACAGTTAGACTTAGTTAAATTTTAA
- a CDS encoding succinate dehydrogenase/fumarate reductase iron-sulfur subunit, translated as MTLHLKVWRQKSPHETGKLVDYDLENVNPDMSFLEMLDILNQKLILKGEEPVAFEHDCREGICGSCSMVIDGNPHGSQKSTTACQLHMRHYHDGQTIVIEPFRAKAFPVIKDLVVDRSSFDRIIQAGGFISVNTGSAPDGNAIPVAKENADLAFDAATCIGCGACVAACRNGAAMLFVSAKVSQLSLLPQGQAERSERVAKMVYQMDSEDFGGCTNMGSCAGACPKDISLENIARLNREFMKSMISGRKSYPNRKGGATEGSPA; from the coding sequence ATGACTTTACATCTCAAGGTATGGCGACAAAAAAGTCCTCATGAGACTGGAAAGTTGGTTGATTACGACCTTGAAAACGTAAATCCTGATATGTCATTTTTAGAGATGTTAGATATTTTAAACCAAAAATTAATTTTAAAAGGTGAAGAGCCTGTAGCTTTTGAGCATGACTGTAGAGAAGGAATTTGCGGTTCTTGTTCTATGGTTATTGATGGCAACCCTCATGGTTCACAAAAATCAACAACAGCATGTCAGTTGCATATGCGCCATTATCATGATGGACAAACAATTGTGATTGAGCCTTTTAGGGCAAAAGCATTTCCTGTTATTAAAGATCTTGTTGTTGATAGGAGCTCTTTTGACAGAATTATTCAGGCTGGTGGTTTTATATCTGTCAATACTGGTAGCGCACCTGATGGCAACGCAATTCCGGTTGCCAAAGAAAATGCAGATCTCGCATTTGATGCAGCAACGTGTATTGGTTGTGGCGCATGTGTAGCGGCTTGTCGTAACGGGGCGGCAATGCTTTTTGTTTCTGCAAAAGTTTCGCAGTTGTCATTATTGCCTCAGGGTCAGGCAGAACGTTCAGAGCGTGTTGCAAAAATGGTATATCAAATGGACTCTGAAGATTTTGGTGGTTGTACAAATATGGGAAGTTGTGCAGGAGCTTGTCCTAAAGATATTTCTCTTGAAAATATTGCACGCTTAAATAGAGAATTTATGAAATCTATGATTTCTGGGCGCAAAAGCTATCCTAATAGAAAAGGTGGCGCAACAGAAGGTTCACCCGCCTAA
- a CDS encoding MFS transporter, producing MKNIKKINNNYKSIILALLCVAITGIGFGLSLPLLAFIMQKLGYSSYIIGLNTAMPALAAMLMAPLFVKSMERFGIKFLILCSAIVAIGSFWGFYFFQSLIIWFILRFIFGACLDSIFVASETWIAELASNKNRGKIMGVFSSFLSIGYFIGSGILTVTGTQGIYPFVIFTIVLLFVFFPLLLAKEKIPNVKKEEETPFLPIILTSPVAMGAAFVYGYLETSAFNLLPIFAVNNGLTEKISVSLLIFVGLGQACLQYFIGAISDKFGEQRALILCLIVGVFGAIGIKLLIQDSYFLYGILFFWGACISGFYTLALIIAGKQFRGKSLAGANSAVVAMFGFGSLVGPPVVGVGMHFFGAKGFFLAIVVPLIAYALLLFRYKNIKINS from the coding sequence TTGAAAAATATAAAAAAAATTAATAATAACTATAAAAGTATTATTTTGGCTTTGCTTTGCGTTGCAATAACAGGAATTGGTTTTGGATTATCTTTACCTTTATTAGCGTTTATAATGCAAAAATTAGGATACTCTTCGTATATTATTGGATTAAATACCGCTATGCCGGCATTAGCAGCCATGCTTATGGCACCGTTATTTGTAAAATCAATGGAACGATTTGGTATTAAATTTTTAATTCTTTGCTCTGCAATTGTTGCAATTGGTTCTTTTTGGGGATTTTATTTTTTTCAGAGTCTTATTATATGGTTTATATTAAGATTTATTTTTGGTGCTTGCTTAGATAGTATATTTGTAGCAAGTGAAACCTGGATTGCAGAGCTTGCAAGTAATAAAAATCGTGGAAAAATCATGGGTGTTTTTTCTTCATTTTTAAGTATTGGTTATTTTATTGGATCTGGTATACTTACAGTCACTGGCACTCAAGGAATTTATCCATTTGTTATATTTACTATAGTTCTATTGTTTGTATTTTTTCCTCTGTTATTAGCCAAAGAAAAAATTCCTAATGTTAAAAAAGAAGAAGAGACTCCTTTTTTACCAATCATTCTTACTTCTCCTGTTGCAATGGGAGCAGCATTTGTATACGGCTATTTAGAAACAAGTGCATTTAATCTTTTGCCAATATTTGCAGTAAATAACGGTTTAACAGAAAAAATTTCAGTTTCTTTATTAATTTTTGTAGGATTAGGTCAAGCTTGTTTACAATATTTTATTGGTGCTATTTCGGATAAATTTGGAGAACAAAGAGCATTAATTTTATGTTTAATTGTAGGTGTTTTTGGTGCTATAGGTATTAAATTATTAATTCAAGATTCGTATTTTTTGTACGGAATTTTATTTTTTTGGGGGGCTTGTATTTCTGGCTTTTATACACTTGCTTTAATAATAGCTGGAAAACAATTTAGAGGTAAAAGTCTTGCTGGCGCAAATTCTGCTGTTGTTGCAATGTTTGGCTTTGGATCTTTAGTTGGCCCACCTGTGGTTGGAGTTGGGATGCATTTTTTCGGTGCAAAGGGTTTTTTCTTGGCAATTGTTGTTCCTTTAATTGCTTATGCTTTGTTGTTATTTAGATATAAAAATATTAAAATTAATTCTTAA
- a CDS encoding NUDIX domain-containing protein, which yields MKNLFFFVFNYIKKIYQLFFNIRTFGVRAIIVNNDQVLLIKHTYYPGWHFPGGAVDKGESPRQAIIREVFEEVGVLVKEQPIVFDNYFHQIHRVDDIVILYVIKNYELVLSKCSEVKDLKWFNINDLPNDISHATKRRIDEYYFHHTKSDFW from the coding sequence ATGAAGAATTTATTTTTTTTTGTTTTTAATTATATTAAAAAGATATATCAATTATTTTTTAATATTAGAACGTTTGGTGTACGTGCAATAATTGTTAATAATGATCAGGTATTATTAATTAAACACACATATTATCCTGGATGGCATTTTCCTGGAGGAGCTGTTGATAAAGGAGAATCCCCAAGGCAGGCTATTATTAGAGAGGTTTTTGAAGAAGTTGGTGTGTTAGTTAAAGAACAACCTATTGTATTTGATAATTATTTTCATCAAATTCATCGTGTCGATGACATTGTTATTTTGTATGTAATTAAAAATTATGAACTTGTTTTAAGTAAATGCTCCGAAGTTAAAGATTTGAAGTGGTTTAATATTAATGATTTACCAAATGATATTTCTCATGCTACAAAAAGAAGAATTGATGAATATTATTTTCATCATACAAAAAGTGATTTTTGGTAA